The following proteins are encoded in a genomic region of Tenacibaculum sp. 190524A05c:
- a CDS encoding LytTR family DNA-binding domain-containing protein, whose translation MEKIRCLIADDEPIARQIIENYIKDIPYLELVTTCKNAFEVMEVLQKEQIDLLFLDINMPKFSGISLLKSLSKKPEVIITTAYPEYAIEGFELAVTDYLLKPFSLERFLQAIVKVQQKLKTTPVSNTQPIIVNKENEANSLFVKSDKKIIKLNFDEIYYVEAYGNYIKIYTDTMILTPQTLTEFLTKLPNNFLRVHKSFAINFNHLKLIDGNQVRLGNDKIVPVGKSYRKELIKQIEE comes from the coding sequence ATGGAAAAGATTAGATGTTTAATAGCAGACGACGAGCCAATTGCACGTCAAATAATAGAGAATTATATTAAAGATATTCCGTATTTAGAGTTAGTAACTACCTGCAAGAATGCTTTTGAAGTCATGGAAGTATTACAAAAAGAGCAAATAGATTTACTATTCTTAGATATTAACATGCCTAAGTTCTCGGGAATAAGCTTATTGAAATCATTATCTAAAAAACCAGAGGTTATTATCACAACAGCTTATCCGGAATATGCTATAGAAGGTTTTGAACTTGCCGTGACTGATTACTTATTAAAACCATTTTCATTAGAACGATTTTTACAAGCAATAGTTAAAGTTCAACAGAAACTCAAAACAACTCCAGTTAGTAATACGCAACCAATAATCGTAAATAAAGAAAACGAAGCTAATTCGTTGTTCGTTAAAAGCGATAAGAAAATCATCAAGTTGAATTTTGATGAAATTTACTATGTTGAGGCTTATGGTAACTATATAAAAATTTATACAGATACCATGATTTTGACACCTCAAACGTTAACCGAGTTTCTTACAAAACTTCCAAATAACTTTTTAAGAGTACATAAATCTTTTGCTATTAACTTTAATCATCTAAAACTTATAGATGGTAATCAAGTTCGATTAGGTAACGATAAAATAGTGCCAGTTGGAAAATCGTATCGTAAAGAATTAATCAAACAAATAGAGGAATAG
- a CDS encoding sensor histidine kinase produces the protein MSKLDTLIDNKLVQNIFVWFILFIILIGGIQSENRIQTALYAILFLLPTIYITNYFVLPYFQKRKTIFFILFILSGTLFTLLPVYVISKAINQPLDVKMFLNLFGFILLAMIFGMTIRIARDSFKRRQEVKEAELKLLKGQLNPHFLFNTLNNLYGLSVVKSDKLPNLMLKLSDLLRYSLYETRESFVSLQKEMSYLENYISLEKLRLEEQADISFSISGILNDKKLAPMLLIVFVENAFKHLAPTEGEKSTVNIDIHISETELVFKCENSFDIHSDKGENLEKGKSGIGLVNVKKRLDLIYPEAHSLKIGKTNGVFSVDLKLSI, from the coding sequence ATGTCTAAATTAGATACTTTGATAGATAATAAACTGGTACAAAATATCTTTGTATGGTTTATTCTGTTTATCATTTTAATCGGTGGAATTCAATCTGAAAATAGAATTCAAACAGCTCTTTATGCAATTCTATTTTTACTACCTACTATTTACATTACTAATTATTTTGTTCTTCCATATTTTCAAAAAAGGAAAACTATATTTTTTATTCTTTTTATTTTAAGTGGAACGCTTTTTACTTTATTGCCGGTTTATGTTATCAGTAAAGCCATAAATCAACCTTTAGATGTAAAGATGTTTTTAAACCTGTTTGGGTTTATTTTATTAGCAATGATTTTTGGTATGACTATTCGTATAGCAAGAGATAGTTTTAAACGCAGACAAGAGGTAAAGGAAGCTGAATTGAAATTATTAAAAGGGCAACTAAATCCTCATTTTCTATTTAATACATTGAATAATTTGTATGGTTTATCTGTGGTAAAGTCGGATAAACTACCAAATCTGATGTTAAAATTATCAGATTTATTACGCTACAGTTTGTATGAAACAAGAGAGTCTTTTGTTTCTTTACAAAAGGAAATGAGTTATTTAGAAAATTATATTTCTCTTGAAAAATTGAGATTGGAAGAACAAGCAGATATTTCCTTTTCAATTTCTGGAATACTAAACGATAAGAAATTAGCTCCAATGTTATTAATTGTGTTTGTTGAAAATGCATTTAAACATTTAGCGCCAACTGAAGGAGAAAAAAGCACAGTAAATATTGATATTCATATTTCCGAAACTGAATTAGTGTTCAAATGTGAAAATTCTTTTGATATACATAGTGATAAAGGAGAGAACCTAGAAAAAGGAAAAAGTGGAATTGGATTGGTCAATGTCAAAAAAAGACTAGATTTAATTTATCCTGAAGCACATAGTTTAAAAATTGGAAAAACCAATGGTGTTTTTTCTGTTGATTTAAAACTTTCGATATAA
- a CDS encoding ABC transporter ATP-binding protein: protein MRLDIQNVSKKYSATKYGLKNFSIGIDKGILGLLGPNGAGKSTLLKMIATVSKPSDGQIILNKNNVVKDPNYMRKQIGFLPQDFGVYPNLNAFEFLKYMAAMKGVGGKLLNSKITQLLEGLNLMDAAHKPIGSYSGGMKQRVGIAQALLNDPKVLIFDEPTVGLDPEERMRFRDLIHQLANDAIVILSSHIVSDIDTVADKVAIMKNGNLLAYGDQEELIDKVKGKVFETTIDKNTLHEFKQNHLVVHSLLKGNSAIVRFISSQEINGALAKQPTLEDAYLYTTKTS, encoded by the coding sequence ATGAGACTCGATATACAAAACGTATCTAAAAAGTACAGTGCAACCAAATACGGATTAAAAAACTTTTCAATTGGTATTGACAAAGGAATATTAGGATTGTTAGGACCAAATGGAGCTGGTAAATCTACTTTATTAAAAATGATTGCTACTGTAAGCAAACCAAGTGACGGCCAAATTATTTTAAACAAAAACAACGTTGTAAAAGATCCTAATTACATGCGTAAACAAATTGGCTTTTTACCTCAGGATTTTGGAGTGTATCCTAACTTAAACGCTTTTGAATTTTTAAAATATATGGCCGCCATGAAAGGTGTTGGTGGAAAGCTTTTAAACTCTAAAATAACTCAACTTTTAGAAGGTTTGAACTTAATGGATGCTGCTCATAAACCTATTGGAAGTTATTCTGGAGGTATGAAACAACGTGTAGGAATTGCTCAAGCTCTATTAAACGATCCAAAAGTGTTGATTTTCGATGAACCAACTGTTGGTTTAGATCCAGAAGAGCGTATGAGGTTTAGAGATCTTATTCATCAATTAGCCAATGATGCCATTGTGATATTGTCTTCACATATTGTTTCAGATATAGATACTGTAGCTGATAAAGTTGCTATTATGAAAAATGGAAATTTACTCGCCTATGGAGATCAAGAAGAATTGATTGATAAGGTAAAAGGAAAAGTATTTGAAACTACAATTGATAAAAATACTTTACACGAGTTTAAGCAAAATCATTTAGTAGTTCATTCTTTACTAAAAGGAAATTCAGCTATCGTTAGATTTATTAGTTCACAAGAAATAAATGGAGCTTTAGCAAAACAACCAACTTTAGAAGACGCTTATTTATACACCACTAAAACATCTTAA
- a CDS encoding ABC transporter permease: MNIFPLIKYSYLQRVRNYNFLITLCASLAVAYTFVPAPDANYSTIRIADYVGDYNSAWFGYVTAIMSSLFLSLVGFYLINGGIKTDVQTKVGQIIATTKVTNATYLFSKVISGFLILLTILGIVLIMSIALFHLYNENFPFEIFQFIKPYFLITIPALFLIAVLAVVFEVFFRKYTILQNIGFFFLFSFLMLSSRTHEDNFSSDMLGTQIVMNKMENQVRELTQGDRIKELSIGYVIGNKNAAKKFHFNGMEFPYSFIISRIFWIALGALLVFLTTGFFHRFSLKESSTQKAPKVAIQTEITNKEIQISGLSKLTTNFSILPLLRTELLLLIRKGKKWLWFINGIGMLLLALVPLEIAHQFVLPILWFFQVSRISGLTTKEFTNKVHYFAFASFKPLQRLLISQLLASILLLLFLALPLLVRLILAANFIALSAVILGGIFIVFLAAVFGIVTKGKKLFEVVFFMITYTNINKIPFTDYFGALSQNSFLPVKLSICILMLGAIVYSIRNYQLKTS; encoded by the coding sequence ATGAATATTTTTCCTTTAATAAAATATAGCTATTTACAACGCGTAAGGAATTATAATTTCTTAATTACACTTTGCGCAAGTTTAGCTGTTGCATATACATTTGTACCAGCACCAGATGCTAATTATTCAACAATAAGAATTGCAGATTATGTTGGAGATTATAATTCTGCTTGGTTTGGATATGTTACAGCGATTATGAGTAGTTTATTTTTATCGCTTGTTGGTTTTTATCTGATTAATGGTGGAATTAAAACCGATGTACAAACTAAAGTCGGACAAATTATTGCTACTACAAAAGTCACAAATGCCACGTATTTATTTTCAAAAGTTATAAGTGGGTTTTTGATATTATTGACTATTCTCGGAATAGTACTTATTATGAGTATCGCATTATTTCATTTGTACAATGAGAATTTTCCTTTTGAAATTTTTCAGTTCATTAAACCTTATTTCTTAATTACTATTCCAGCATTATTTTTAATTGCCGTATTAGCCGTTGTTTTTGAAGTCTTTTTTAGAAAGTACACCATACTTCAAAATATTGGTTTTTTCTTCTTATTCTCTTTCTTAATGTTGTCATCAAGAACACATGAAGATAATTTTTCATCTGATATGTTAGGTACTCAAATTGTAATGAATAAAATGGAAAACCAGGTTCGAGAATTAACACAAGGAGATCGTATTAAAGAATTGTCTATTGGATACGTAATTGGGAATAAAAATGCTGCGAAAAAATTTCATTTTAATGGAATGGAATTTCCATACTCATTTATAATTAGCAGAATATTTTGGATTGCTTTAGGAGCATTACTTGTTTTTCTTACTACCGGTTTCTTTCATAGGTTTTCGCTAAAGGAATCTTCTACTCAAAAAGCACCAAAAGTTGCGATTCAAACAGAAATAACAAATAAGGAAATTCAAATATCAGGATTATCTAAACTAACTACGAATTTCTCTATTCTTCCACTACTTAGAACCGAATTATTATTACTTATTAGAAAAGGAAAAAAATGGCTGTGGTTTATAAATGGTATAGGAATGTTACTCTTGGCATTAGTTCCTTTAGAAATCGCACATCAGTTTGTATTGCCAATTCTTTGGTTTTTCCAAGTAAGTAGAATCTCAGGATTAACTACAAAAGAATTTACAAACAAAGTACACTATTTTGCTTTTGCTTCTTTTAAACCGTTACAAAGATTATTAATTTCTCAACTCTTAGCGAGTATTCTATTACTTCTATTCTTAGCTCTTCCTTTATTGGTAAGATTAATTCTTGCCGCTAATTTTATAGCATTAAGCGCAGTAATTCTTGGAGGGATTTTTATAGTTTTCTTAGCAGCAGTCTTTGGAATAGTAACAAAAGGAAAAAAGTTATTTGAAGTTGTATTTTTTATGATTACGTATACTAATATCAATAAAATTCCTTTTACAGACTATTTCGGAGCCTTAAGTCAAAACAGCTTTTTACCTGTTAAATTATCAATCTGTATTCTTATGCTTGGTGCAATTGTGTATAGCATTCGTAATTATCAATTAAAAACATCTTAA
- a CDS encoding peptidase M61: MHKLTAIAAGLLLVGCNSTKSVTNDFATNSPIETIVDLTKVENDKVPVTINPGRFRTEKVVYRLPRVVQGTYSVSDFGKYIDTFQALDYDGNPLQVTKVDTNTWEISNAVNLDKVTYLVNDTFDQEKVGGIGTEEVPFSPSGTNIEDTNYVLNLHGFIGYFDSLKSNQYKLDVIAPSKFLRTSALEEVGSKASEDGKTITSSYFAPRYFDITDNPMFYGELDVEEFQVGDIKIVLSVYSPTKKHSAKKIKAVMEKMMQAQKSYLGSINSTPRYDIYLYLAGNGETAPKGFGALEHHTSTVVVLPEFMKDDQLAESMIDVVSHEFFHIVTPLSVHSEDVHYFDYNQPTFSKHLWMYEGVTEYFATLFQINKDLVSEEEFFAKLIDKITRAAGMDDAMSFTKMSENILEKKYHDQYINVYQKGALIGMCIDILMREESNGQRGILSLMKELSNKYGKDKPFSDDTLIEEIIKMTYPSVGEFLNTHVVGGTPIDYTKFFEKVGIDFANGKVKTNYIQGKGVFIVSPDLATGNIIFNDVVAENSYWTEQGVKPNDIIKEINGVKLSPQNANTVFQGVFRWQPGEKIEVKLERDGKEVVIKGALTQAYTSGKSLLRKEDASQKQKDLLNAWLKG, encoded by the coding sequence ATGCATAAATTAACAGCCATTGCTGCTGGATTGTTGTTGGTAGGCTGTAACTCTACTAAATCTGTTACAAACGATTTTGCTACAAATTCTCCTATCGAAACAATAGTAGACCTAACAAAAGTTGAAAATGATAAAGTCCCAGTAACTATTAATCCTGGTCGCTTTAGAACTGAAAAAGTAGTGTATAGATTACCAAGAGTTGTTCAGGGTACTTATTCTGTAAGTGATTTTGGTAAATACATAGATACTTTTCAAGCGTTAGATTATGATGGAAATCCATTACAAGTAACTAAGGTAGATACAAATACTTGGGAAATTTCAAATGCTGTAAATTTAGATAAGGTAACCTACTTAGTAAACGATACATTCGATCAAGAAAAAGTTGGTGGAATTGGAACTGAGGAAGTTCCATTTTCTCCATCAGGAACAAATATTGAAGACACAAATTATGTGTTAAACCTTCATGGTTTTATCGGGTATTTTGATTCTTTAAAAAGCAATCAATATAAATTAGATGTTATAGCTCCGTCAAAGTTTTTAAGAACTTCAGCTTTAGAAGAAGTAGGCTCAAAAGCTAGTGAAGATGGTAAAACTATAACGTCTAGTTATTTCGCACCTCGTTATTTTGATATCACGGATAATCCAATGTTTTATGGTGAATTAGATGTTGAGGAATTCCAAGTTGGTGATATTAAAATTGTATTAAGTGTGTATTCACCAACAAAAAAACATTCTGCAAAGAAAATTAAAGCAGTAATGGAGAAAATGATGCAGGCGCAAAAGTCATATTTAGGAAGTATTAATAGTACTCCAAGATATGATATCTATTTATACTTAGCCGGAAATGGTGAAACAGCACCAAAAGGATTTGGAGCTTTAGAACATCACACTTCAACGGTGGTAGTTTTACCTGAATTTATGAAAGATGATCAATTAGCAGAATCGATGATTGATGTGGTTTCTCATGAGTTTTTTCATATTGTAACACCATTAAGTGTACATTCAGAAGATGTTCATTATTTCGATTATAATCAACCAACATTCTCTAAACATTTATGGATGTATGAAGGAGTAACAGAATATTTCGCTACGTTATTCCAAATCAATAAAGATTTAGTAAGTGAAGAAGAGTTTTTTGCAAAGTTAATTGATAAAATTACTCGTGCTGCTGGAATGGATGATGCTATGAGTTTCACTAAAATGAGTGAAAACATATTAGAGAAAAAATATCACGATCAGTACATCAACGTATATCAAAAAGGAGCATTAATTGGAATGTGTATTGATATTTTAATGCGTGAAGAAAGTAATGGTCAAAGAGGAATTTTATCTTTAATGAAAGAATTATCTAATAAATATGGAAAGGACAAACCGTTTTCGGATGACACTTTAATAGAAGAAATTATAAAAATGACGTATCCTTCTGTTGGAGAATTCTTAAATACACATGTTGTAGGTGGAACTCCAATTGATTATACTAAATTCTTTGAAAAAGTTGGAATTGACTTTGCTAATGGAAAAGTAAAAACTAATTACATTCAAGGAAAAGGAGTGTTTATTGTAAGTCCTGATTTAGCTACTGGAAACATTATTTTTAATGATGTAGTTGCTGAGAATAGTTATTGGACAGAGCAAGGTGTTAAACCAAATGATATCATTAAAGAAATTAATGGAGTGAAGTTATCTCCACAAAATGCAAATACTGTATTTCAAGGAGTATTTAGATGGCAACCAGGAGAGAAGATAGAAGTAAAGTTAGAAAGAGATGGTAAGGAAGTTGTTATTAAAGGAGCACTTACTCAAGCGTATACTTCTGGAAAATCGTTATTAAGAAAAGAAGATGCTTCACAAAAACAAAAAGACTTATTAAATGCTTGGTTAAAAGGATAA
- a CDS encoding TraR/DksA family transcriptional regulator: MAEDIKVRYSDSDLQEFKEIIQKKIERAEEDLELLKSSYKNGADNGTDDTSPTFKSFEDGTDTMAKEANMQLAIRQEKFIRDLKNALIRIENKTYGVCRVTGKLIQKERLKLVPHATLSIEAKRKQ; the protein is encoded by the coding sequence ATGGCAGAAGATATTAAAGTAAGGTATTCAGACTCGGACTTACAAGAGTTTAAAGAGATTATTCAAAAGAAAATCGAAAGGGCTGAAGAAGATTTAGAATTATTAAAATCATCATATAAAAATGGTGCTGATAATGGTACAGATGATACTTCACCTACATTTAAATCTTTCGAAGACGGTACTGATACCATGGCTAAAGAAGCGAATATGCAATTAGCAATTCGTCAAGAGAAGTTTATTAGAGACCTTAAAAACGCATTAATCCGTATTGAAAATAAAACGTATGGTGTTTGTAGAGTTACAGGTAAACTTATTCAAAAAGAACGTTTGAAATTAGTTCCTCATGCAACACTTAGTATTGAGGCAAAAAGAAAACAATAA